Within the Tursiops truncatus isolate mTurTru1 chromosome 19, mTurTru1.mat.Y, whole genome shotgun sequence genome, the region CGACCAGCCCtgcaaagagaaggaaggggaataAAGCCAGgccactccctctccctcctgccctccccagacGCCCCCATTGCGTCCAGGTCTCCAACCCCTACCCCTCCTTCTCTTGCCTTTTCAGAGAACAGTCAGATCAAGGGCCTGGAGACCTCCTTTCATTTCTGCGGCTCTTCCGGCCGCCTCGCCTTATTCACCGGGTTtcttcccgggatccggggaccaCGGCCCCTTGTGCAAACACAGGGGTAGAGCTGacacaggcccctggagacagaggACAGTAAGGTCCCAGCTCCAGGAACACACTCAACAGGCTTCGCCCAGAGACTGACGGCCCGCCTGACTCAAGCTTCGGGGGAGGGGGAGCGCATCACCTATTCTTACGTGCCCCCTCCGCCACGGCGGCCCGCCCCATTTATACTTCCTGGTCCAAGCCCTGCCAGCCCTCCCGAGCAGAGATCCGGGAGGGGAGTGCGCTTCCTTTAAGAGTAGGCGCGGCTAACTGGAGAAAACAGCAGGTGCTTCACCACACACCTGGGAAAGAGGTGGGGCTTCGGCCTTAGATGGCTGCCAGGTCCCAACGGTGCAGCGAGGTCCAAGGGGGCAAACAGGCTTAGGGCAGTGACCACACACACCTGGGACGGTAGGCTCCGTCCCCCAGCACAGGTCGCCCAGCACAGCGGAAGGGGTTCACTCCAAAGGCTGGTCTCCCCAGAAAGGGGCGTGGCAACCATTCCCCCAAACAAAGGCGTTCTCACCGCCGGTTCtgatcctctccctcccccaaccccgttCCCCAATAATACACAAAAGGCCATTAGCATCCAAAATCTTTTTAATAACAAGGTAGGATCTGGGGTTAGTTCTTGTAGCCACGGCTGGCCCGTCGGCCTCTGGCGCGCTCGAACTTCCGGCCCTTGGAGCGTACATAGGGTctgcagagagagaagggagggtgaGAAGAGGCACACGTTACAGACAAGTGAGGGACGCCCCCGCCACCTGTCTGGCTGGGAGCTCAGAAGAGAGCTGCTTGCTCTAACAGAGAAGCACAGGGACACCAGAAGGGGGCTTCGCTCAACCCAAGCAGCGTCAGTGGTGACACCAAGTCCGCTGCTGGAAGAGCCTGGCAGCGCAGGAAGCAAAACTGGCAGGAGTGGCTGCTGAAGCGCCTGCACTAGGCCCTGGGGCCATCCACCTGGGCGCCCCAGCGCTGGACAGAATGCAGGCCCCACCACAAAGACGGGGACAGGCCCTGGGAAGCCTGCATCTGTGATGCTGGCTGTGCAGGGAGCTCAACACCCGAGGAACAGAACTTTaggcagtcttgaaggaaaagcGGGTAAGAGGGTGGGGGAATTCGAGAGAGACCTGAGGCCGGACTAGTGGGAGAAACAGAAGCAGCTGGCAGCGTGGCAACGCCTAGACCTGCAGGCTGGGGTCCAGGGCTAGGTATACTCACTTGGTGTGGCTATGCGGGGTTCCTGGGGCTTTGCCGAAATGCCGGTACACCTCTCGGCCCTTGCGAGgacctggggaagggaaggaagcggTGGCTCAGGCTgatctgggggggtggggggggtgggagtgTCACTGACCGCCCAGGCCTGGCAAGGTAAAGGCTGCTAGCAGTCCCACAGCTCTTTACAGACCCCCTCAAGCCACTAAGCAGCACTCACCAGACAGGAGGACAGTGCCACAGCCCTTGGGCGAGTCCAGCGCCAACTGGTCGAAGGTGAGGATCTTGCCCCCCGCCTTGAGGATGCGGCTCCGGGCGCGGCTGCTCACTCGAAGAGCACACACCTGGGGACACAGAGGACAGGTGTGGCCAGAGCCCCCTGGAGGGCGACCCAGGGGCTGCTGGGACTTCCTGTCCACTGCCCAGGCCCAGCAGGAGTCCCAGCTGCTTCCTCGGCCCGATCACCACACCACCAACTACTGGAGGCAGCTTCCTGAGCTCACGACAGCCATTCTTACCACTTTACTCCTAGAAATCCCTTTAACACCACAACCTGAAGCTATTAtgtataaggaaactgaggcacaaagaaatcCAGGACTTTGTCCAGAGATTACAAAGTGGCAGAGAAATCCAGGTCTGAACTCTGGCTGTCTGGGTCCAGAGCGAGTACCATCAGCTGGGCCCCAGAAGGGGCTTGTCCAGGGATACCTGCCATCAACAATGTGAGGGACAACCCCCCCCACCCTTCAACCCAGGCACGACACCTGCCTTACCCAGAGGTGAGATGAGCCTGCCGGCGGCACGAGAAATTGAGCCGGGTCCACAGGAGCTCACCGTGACCCACCCAACACGCTCCTGAGCCCCCTCCCCGCTCACCTTCAGTTTGGGCACCTCCTGGACACGCACGTCGTCCGTTATAGTCCCCACCACCACAGCCGTTTTGCCTTCTCGGCCAGGAAGCTTCATCTTCCGAATCTGGGGCGGTGGGGATGAAATGCACATTAAACAAGTCCCTTGTGGTGGTTAAATCCAATCCCACCCATTCAGGCATCCCAAGGACCAACAGTTGTGTCCCGTTTGGGCTAAACCTACCCACGCCACACCTCTCAAGCTAGCACAAGCCTAATCTCAGGTCCAGTCTGGGaaaatctccaaagaaaatacaaacagattcCTCCACGGTTCTCTCCTACAGAAAGCTTCTGACACAGAAGATGCTCTATAACTTGAAACCTCAGGAAGATCTCATAAAGCCACTGTAACCCACCCCCAGACACACAcaatgagaaggaaaatgagaccaAGAGGCCAAGCCAGTCCCATGCCCCCACTATTCAGCTACAATCAGAGGGTCAGAGCTCTGCACCCACCACTGGATGAGGTTAAGCCAGCTGATAGCCAAGCCGCTACCAGAGAGCTCCAAGCCCGCCCTTCCACCCGAAGTCCAGCTCCAGACACGATCCAGTCGCTCCCCAGGCTGGCTATGCCCTCCGCCTCAGCCCCTCACCATCCGGGAAAGGGACAGAGGTGGCCGGTTGCTGCGACTCATGAACAACCTCTTCAGCACAACTTGATTGAAGGTGGAGTTGGTTCGTCTGGCCAGAAACCTGTACagctggaggagaaggaaaacGAGCATTAAACCCGCGGCAGCCCacccgcccccctccctccctctcagctTTCTAACGAAGGGGCAAAGAAGTGACTTAGGGCTTTGCCCCATCCCGTTAAGCCCACGGGAAAGAGCTGGCCTAGGTCCCTCCTGGCCAGGGACCCAGAaaatccccctccccactggtaaaccAGCCCAGAGGCTGAAAACACTGGAATCTCCAGAAGCTAAGGGAAAGCAGCAGAGACCTGAGCCTGCCCTGAAGGCCCCTGCAAGGAGCCCGGGACCAATACCAGCACGGAGGCTCTAGAATTTGTATTGATATCTCCAGGGTGGTCTTGCCTAGAGGGCTTAGGCCCCAACCTCACCTTGACCAACAGCCTCAAGTAGATGTCCTGGCTCTTGGGCTCCTTGCGTCGAACCTTTCGGTCCTTGTTGTGGCGGATGTCAACTCCCTGCAGGGGTGAAGGGAAGACCATGAACCCAACTCTGATCCAGCAGATTCCTCACCCCATCAACAGTTATTCCTCACCTCTAAGAAACAGCTAAAGCCCCAGTCTCTGGAGACAACAAATCCCAGATCACCACTGGGAGCCCTCTGGGAAAATACTTAAAACTCCCGGGCCTCAAgtgactttgtttaaaaaaaaaaagagggggacgCCTAATTCTACACAAAAAGCCTTCAACACACGGCACACAGCACCGTGAAAGACCTTAACACAGCAGCCGCGTTAACCAAGTTTTCACTTCTTTAGAAACTATATTTCTCAACAATGTATTATTTAAGCTCCCAAACCTTGCTCCCATGCGTGGAGCGTTATCAAAAACATTTAAACCAAGGGCAGACTCCAAGTTCTTATAAAGGAAACGACCCTTTTTTCTAGAATTTACTCTGCTTAGACCAACCCTAGAACGACCTCCTTATGAAGTATCGTTTCCCACAGTAGTGCTAAAACTGAAGGGAGCCCACGAT harbors:
- the RPL18 gene encoding large ribosomal subunit protein eL18 isoform X3, which codes for MGVDIRHNKDRKVRRKEPKSQDIYLRLLVKLYRFLARRTNSTFNQVVLKRLFMSRSNRPPLSLSRMIRKMKLPGREGKTAVVVGTITDDVRVQEVPKLKVCALRVSSRARSRILKAGGKILTFDQLALDSPKGCGTVLLSGPRKGREVYRHFGKAPGTPHSHTKPYVRSKGRKFERARGRRASRGYKN
- the RPL18 gene encoding large ribosomal subunit protein eL18 isoform X1; amino-acid sequence: MGVDIRHNKDRKVRRKEPKSQDIYLRLLVKLYRFLARRTNSTFNQVVLKRLFMSRSNRPPLSLSRMIRKMKLPGREGKTAVVVGTITDDVRVQEVPKLKVCALRVSSRARSRILKAGGKILTFDQLALDSPKGCGTVLLSDQPEPPLPSLPQVLARAERCTGISAKPQEPRIATPNPMYAPRAGSSSAPEADGPAVATRTNPRSYLVIKKILDANGLLCIIGERGWGRERIRTGGENAFVWGNGCHAPFWGDQPLE
- the RPL18 gene encoding large ribosomal subunit protein eL18 isoform X2, which produces MTGVTVPGVDIRHNKDRKVRRKEPKSQDIYLRLLVKLYRFLARRTNSTFNQVVLKRLFMSRSNRPPLSLSRMIRKMKLPGREGKTAVVVGTITDDVRVQEVPKLKVCALRVSSRARSRILKAGGKILTFDQLALDSPKGCGTVLLSGPRKGREVYRHFGKAPGTPHSHTKPYVRSKGRKFERARGRRASRGYKN